The nucleotide sequence CTAGAGCCGCCCGCCCGCAGCTCGCGGTCGCGGGCCAACGCACGGCGGGCCTCGTCGGACATGGACCGGCGGGCCTGCCAGCCGGGCCACACGAAGCGGTAGAGCCCCAGGCCGACCAGCGTGACCCCGATCAGGACGGCCATCACGACCCCGCCGCCCATCCCGCCCGACGCCAGCGCCAGGCGGATCACGATGAACAGCCCGATGCCGCTCACCGGCCCGGCCGCCCGCAGGCTGCGCAGCATCTTCATCGACGAGTCGCTGCGGGGGTTGAGCTTGCCGGCCTGCAGGTAGTGGTCGGCGGCGGTGCGGGTGTCGCCCCGCAGCTGGGCCGCCAGCCCCAGCACCTGGTGGCCGACGGGGTGGTCGGGCTCCACCGACAGCGCCTGCTGGGCCCACGCCGCGGCGGCGGTCCCGTTGCCGCTGGCCAGGCTGGCCTTGCCGTGCACCAGGTAGCCGCCGGCGCTGGCCGGCTCCAGCCGCACGGCCTCGGCGGCGTGCTGCTCGGCCTCGCCGATGAGGCCGGACCGGCGG is from Acidimicrobiales bacterium and encodes:
- a CDS encoding tetratricopeptide repeat protein, coding for MAGPADAARERARALVKLGRYPEAAAAARDGLASTPDDPGLILLLAVALCESGHAPEALPVARQAVQMRPGDARAHRTLGWVTYKLGRHGEAADQLAHALTLDPHDPESHIMRAEACIKQAQRIRLKTRRRSGLIGEAEQHAAEAVRLEPASAGGYLVHGKASLASGNGTAAAAWAQQALSVEPDHPVGHQVLGLAAQLRGDTRTAADHYLQAGKLNPRSDSSMKMLRSLRAAGPVSGIGLFIVIRLALASGGMGGGVVMAVLIGVTLVGLGLYRFVWPGWQARRSMSDEARRALARDRELRAGGSRFRPRPPGRR